A section of the Telopea speciosissima isolate NSW1024214 ecotype Mountain lineage chromosome 3, Tspe_v1, whole genome shotgun sequence genome encodes:
- the LOC122655135 gene encoding uncharacterized mitochondrial protein AtMg00860-like → MVLKRLREKKLYVKYSKCEFWLSQVAFLGQVVSAEGIKVDLGKVKAVMEWEAPKNAGEIRSFLGLVGYYGNFIENFSRISAPMTKLTRKGVKFVWSDDCEKPGIEGEVEYCTGLDITKWHRWDNCL, encoded by the coding sequence ATGGTATTGAAGCGgctaagggagaagaagttgtATGTAAAGTATAGCAAGTGCGAGTTTTGGCTCTCACAAGTGGCCTTCCTAGGTCAGGTGGTTTCAGctgaagggatcaaggttgatctAGGGAAGGTAAAGGCTGTTATGGAGTGGGAAGCACCAAAGAATGCGGGGGAGATCCGTAGCTTTTTAGGATTGGTCGGTTACTATGGGAATttcattgagaacttctcacgTATATCTGCCCCCATGACCAAATTAACCCGAAAGGGGGTGAAATTTGTTTGGTCTGATGATTGTGAGAAGCCAGGAATTGAAGGGGAAGTTGAGTACTGCACCGGTCTTGACATTACCAAATGGCACAGGTGGGATAACTGTCTATAG
- the LOC122655136 gene encoding beta-glucosidase 18-like: protein MMQLFFAAICFTQLISFSSCLLHRSQFPLTFLFGTATSAYQVEGAYLEGNKSLNNWDVFTHLPGGIKDGSNADVSTDHYHRYMEDVELMHSLGVNSYRFSISWSRILPKGRFGKVNPTGIEFYNKLINALLQKGIQPFVTLHHVDLPQELEDRYDSWLSPEIQKDFGYFAEVCFKAFGDRVKYWSTMNEPNLVAKLGYIIGDIPPNHCTKPSNGCRYGNPANEPYVVAHNMILSHAIAVDIYRRKYQVKQGGMIGIVIHAMWYEPLRDTPADHLAAGRAVDFFHAWILDPIMYGDYPSEMREILGPLLPIFSLEEKEKLKNKLDFIGLNHYTTFYAQDCLFSRCNSMASQIDAFVNPTAERNGRPIGEPTGMPDFFVVPSSMEKVVMYFKERYNNTPMMITENGYADASSPDSSVEDFLNDTKRVDFLSSYLTSLTKAMSNGANVKGYFIWSLLDNFEWSNGYSLRFGIHYVNYNTLERIPKLSAKWYKKFLNGVKMEEPIGSDIKIRRVLS from the exons ATGATGCAATTATTCTTTGCAGCCATTTGTTTTACTCAACTGATCAGTTTCAGTAGTTGCCTCTTGCATCGCAGCCAGTTTCCTCTAACGTTTCTTTTTGGAACTGCAACGTCTGCTTATCAG GTTGAAGGTGCCTACTTAGAAGGTAACAAAAGCCTCAACAATTGGGATGTATTTACTCATTTGCCAG GAGGTATCAAGGATGGAAGTAATGCAGATGTTTCTACCGATCACTACCACCGCTACATG GAAGATGTGGAGTTAATGCATTCCCTTGGAGTGAATTCTTATAGATTTTCCATTTCATGGTCCAGAATCCTACCAA AAGGTAGATTTGGGAAAGTTAATCCTACAGGAATTGAATTCTACAACAAGCTAATTAATGCTCTCTTACAAAAAG GGATACAACCATTTGTTACATTGCACCATGTTGATCTTCCTCAAGAACTTGAAGATCGATATGACTCATGGTTGAGCCCAGAAATACA GAAAGATTTTGGATATTTTGCGGAAGTATGTTTCAAAGCTTTTGGGGATAGAGTGAAATATTGGTCAACAATGAATGAGCCAAACCTTGTCGCAAAACTTGGTTATATCATTGGGGATATCCCACCCAACCATTGCACCAAACCCTCAAATGGTTGTCGCTATGGGAACCCAGCAAATGAACCATATGTCGTTGCACACAACATGATATTATCACATGCCATTGCTGTAGACATTTATAGGAGAAAATATCAG GTTAAGCAAGGAGGTATGATTGGGATCGTTATACATGCAATGTGGTATGAACCACTTAGAGATACCCCAGCAGATCACCTAGCAGCTGGACGGGCTGTTGATTTCTTCCATGCATG GATATTGGACCCCATAATGTATGGTGATTATCCTTCTGAAATGCGTGAAATATTGGGTCCACTACTACCAATATTCTCactagaagaaaaagaaaagttgaaaaataaattagacTTCATTGGCTTGAATCATTATACAACCTTCTATGCACAAGATTGCCTGTTCTCTCGATGCAACTCTATGGCTTCACAAATTGATGCGTTTGTGAATCCCACAGCAGAAAGAAATGGTCGTCCTATTGGAGAGCCG aCAGGGATGCCAGACTTTTTTGTGGTTCCTTCTAGCATGGAGAAGGTGGTCATGTACTTCAAAGAAAGATATAACAACACTCCAATGATGATTACTGAAAATG GGTATGCTGATGCAAGCTCTCCCGATTCTTCTGTCGAGGACTTTCTCAATGATACAAAGAGAGTAGACTTTTTAAGTAGCTATTTAACTTCATTAACCAAGGCAATGAG CAATGGAGCTAATGTGAAGGGGTACTTCATTTGGTCTCTACTCGACAATTTTGAATGGTCAAATGGATATTCTTTACGATTTGGGATTCATTATGTGAACTACAATACATTGGAGAGAATACCAAAATTATCTGCAAAATGGTACAAGAAATTTCTAAATGGAGTGAAGATGGAGGAACCAATAGGCAGTGACATTAAAATTCGACGTGTTTTATCATAA